A single Asterias rubens chromosome 13, eAstRub1.3, whole genome shotgun sequence DNA region contains:
- the LOC117298835 gene encoding galactose-3-O-sulfotransferase 2-like, with product MNLHPSVAPCEGGTPEPNLVFIKTHKTGSTTLSHIINRFGYTRKLSFALNKRHRNNGHLGYITLSKTTPKEIFLPPIGVSKWARTFRYNLMTGHARYDRAKMDAFMTSPTHYVTILRDPGHQFESAFSHFQFDDAFLIQERKHYKTIPAKLEHFMGTAEFYRNRLKHLSWEGERGLRWYYAKNNQMFDMGLDHEHHKDDDIVSAYIDKLEAELDLVLITEYYDESLLLLQRYLCWDTADIVYVSKNMRPPSAPVSESLRKKLRQWNSVDMKLYKHFNESLWNKISEYGPNFQSDLAKFREQLKEVLDECVGDLKVSSQGRFKYSNYKVKAGSGVNCTLIAESKSALFSSIWRRQSQQTDTVVKVGNTQLSLHNYVIKT from the coding sequence ATGAATTTACATCCCTCAGTCGCACCGTGTGAGGGCGGTACACCAGAGCCCAACTTGGTCTTCATCAAAACGCACAAGACTGGAAGCACCACGTTGTCGCACATCATCAACCGATTCGGGTACACACGAAAGCTCTCCTTCGCTCTCAACAAAAGACATCGCAATAACGGACATCTCGGTTATATCACTTTATCCAAGACAACTCCAAAAGAAATATTTCTCCCTCCAATCGGAGTTTCCAAGTGGGCCAGGACTTTTAGGTACAACTTGATGACCGGCCACGCCCGCTACGACCGGGCAAAGATGGATGCCTTCATGACGTCACCAACTCATTACGTCACCATCCTTCGCGATCCGGGTCACCAGTTCGAATCTGCTTTCTCACACTTCCAGTTCGACGATGCGTTTCTCATTCAGGAACGGAAACATTATAAGACGATACCAGCCAAGTTAGAGCACTTCATGGGAACAGCAGAGTTTTACCGAAACAGGCTGAAGCATTTATCATGGGAGGGGGAAAGGGGACTTCGCTGGTACTACGCAAAGAATAATCAGATGTTTGACATGGGTTTGGATCACGAGCACCACAAGGATGACGATATTGTCTCAGCGTACATCGACAAGCTAGAAGCAGAGTTGGATTTAGTTTTGATAACCGAGTACTACGACGAATCGTTGTTACTCTTACAGCGTTATCTTTGTTGGGACACTGCTGACATAGTGTACGTGTCCAAAAACATGAGGCCGCCCTCAGCGCCCGTTTCCGAATCACTCAGAAAGAAGTTGAGACAATGGAACTCGGTGGATATGAAACTTTATAAACATTTCAATGAGTCCTTATGGAACAAGATCAGTGAATACGGGCCGAACTTTCAGTCCGACTTGGCAAAGTTTCGTGAGCAACTTAAAGAAGTGCTTGATGAATGTGTTGGAGATTTGAAGGTGTCGTCACAGGGTCGGTTCAAGTACTCTAATTATAAGGTCAAGGCGGGTTCAGGGGTCAACTGCACTCTTATAGCTGAATCAAAATCCGCTTTGTTCTCTTCAATATGGCGGCGTCAGTCACAACAAACCGACACTGTAGTCAAAGTAGGGAACACGCAACTATCACTTCATAATTATGTTATAAAAACTTGA